GACTAAGCTCAGCGGCATGTCATCGGTTAAATTGACTATAGACGTTGATCCGGAGAGTATGTTATAAAGGTAGGCTGTAGAATTAAAATTGATAGCAAGCTATACAGACGATCATGATACGAAAAATAATTACTTATCCAAACCCAGTCCTCAAAAAAAAAACAGCCAAAGTCACCAGGTTTGATGAGGAGTTGCAAACTCTAATTACCGACATGACCGAAACTATGTTTGACGCCCCTGGCGCCGGTTTGGCTGCCAATCAGGTTGGTGTTTCAAAACAGGTCTGCGTAATCAATGTCTCAAAAAAAGAAGAGGATGCCGACCGCAAGGCCCTTGTTCTCATCAATCCAGTGATCAGTGACGGAGAAGGCGCAGAATCAGATGTCGAAGGATGTCTTTCCGTCATTGACTACACCGCTAAGGTGAAGCGATTTACCAAGATTAAGGTAACCGCCCAAAATGCCAAAGGTAAAACCATCGAATTTGAGGCCGAAGATTTTTTTGCCCGAGTTATTCAGCACGAAACCGACCACCTGGAAGGCAAAGTGTTTATTGACCGGATAAGTTCGCTCAAACGAGCCCTGTACAAGAAACGCCTTAAAAAAATCCTGGCAGAAGACGCCGAAGAATCCTCAGACCACAGCTAA
The sequence above is a segment of the Desulfobulbaceae bacterium genome. Coding sequences within it:
- the def gene encoding peptide deformylase — encoded protein: MMIRKIITYPNPVLKKKTAKVTRFDEELQTLITDMTETMFDAPGAGLAANQVGVSKQVCVINVSKKEEDADRKALVLINPVISDGEGAESDVEGCLSVIDYTAKVKRFTKIKVTAQNAKGKTIEFEAEDFFARVIQHETDHLEGKVFIDRISSLKRALYKKRLKKILAEDAEESSDHS